In Rosa rugosa chromosome 4, drRosRugo1.1, whole genome shotgun sequence, the genomic stretch ACCCATACCCCAATGCCTGTAATGTAAAATAAGTAATTACTGTTCTATGAATTGCTTCACTATATATCGGGCACTAAAACATAGCTAGGGTTATGCATGGTTACCTGTGTGGTATTGACCAGAAGCCAACTGGCCAAGAACGATATCTTCCTGTGATAAAATGCCTTGATTATATCGACAATGCCAACAGCATAAGCCGTTCCGCCTCCGAACCCGGATCCGGCGTTGGCAAATATGGATATCAGCACGTGCTCCTTCTTGTTAAACGGACCCGGGTTGAGCGAGAACTCCATCGACCCGATCGAAAACTTCCTAGTGGGCAGTACCCTAGCCATGAACCGTCCGATGGGCAGTGTCGCCACCTGTACGGTGATCATGGTGATGATCAGGGGCTCGGTGCGGTAGGAGAAGAAGGTGTTGAGGAAGGAGAGAAGGACGCAGGAGAGGATCCCTAAGGTCCACATCCGGAAGGTCCATACTGGAAGGGTCGGGTCGTCTTCGTTCGAGACCGTTAAGCGGACCTCTTCGATGGGTGACACGTCGTCGTCCACGTCGAGTTTGGTGGACTCTATGTCCATGGCGGCTACACCGTGAGGGTCAAAGATGGGAGAGAGAATGCTCAGGTTACGTTGAAAGTGGACAACCGATGGGGGGTTTAGCGGCGTATAAATATCAGCAGGAATTCGAAGTTaacattcttaaaaaaaaagaaaaagaaaaaggatttcgaAGTTGAATACAATTCTAATTGCAAATTTACTCTAATTAGAATATTGATTTTTCCTTGAAAACTAGAATCATAGTAGAACTAGCCTCTCAACACACGCTCATACATGTCAATTGACATACCAACAGTTCTTTCTCAGTGCAATGAGTAGAGAATGACCTTTTAGTTCACCCTAACACGCAAGAACCTTCAGCTGACATAATTTCCTCCCAACATGAACACAATGTTGGTATAATTAagaacggaaaaaaaaaaaaaaaaaactgaggattCTCTAAACTGATTTCCTCCAAAAACCGGTATTTTGGGCCTGGAGAAATTAAGAGCTGTGTATTTCTTAGCAAATAAATACCCTAGCTTCttggttgttgttttttttttccttggttgGTCAATGTTGACGAGTTAAAAACAAATTTAACTAGTAAAAAGCAATgagaaataattgaaatttgaaatctaACAATTCTAACAAGTGGAGGTAATGATAGAATGTACGTATAAAGGCTTTAGAATTTAAGAAACTGCATGGAGTTGAATGGTTTTTGACTTCTAAACTCATGATAACATAAACACACACTTATAATCCACTATCAGGAAAGAACGAAAAATTGCCAAAATAAATCATCATATTACCAGATCTATTTCGGTGAAAATTGAATTCTAAGACAGAAAATTTTAAGTTGGAAATGCTCGATCTTCATGACATTATATCAATATTAACATTAGTGGGTGCCATTCTCATGCATTAACTATTTTCTGttggggtgtgtgtgtttggtggggtggtaaggctttggtctcatatataagaggtcaggagttcgagccccatcaagggtggggttttttttttttttaaaaaaaaaaaaaaactattttctGTTGCCTTGCTCGGCCATCTGACTTTTTCATCAATAACCATCAATATCTAATATCAAACCTTATAAAATCACAAAAGCTATATTTTTCTTTGAACgggaagtgttttttttttttggaggggAATGAATATTATATTCATTAATATTCGCACAACTTTACAAAGTCACTGCTAGGATATATATTCCATACACCAGAGTCTAAGCTCTCGAACCACATAATCGTTGCTTTTGCCTAGTTGGTCTAACCAGGAAACAAATCCCTAGCAAAGAATACTCATTTTAGAACTGCCTGCACATTTAAGAAAATGACTACTAGCCTAGAGTAACTAAATCTTGACTAAAATGAAGCTAAAAAATCCAACCAATAAACCAGTACATCCATCTACGACCACGTATATCAATACTAGCCACTAAACTGAACCtgtcataaatgtaattaacaacataaaggcctcgtttggttcacggaagggaaatcaattcccttgtctttccagtggggaagggaaactaaagttcctgtcaggtatcctttcctgtgtttggtaaagcagggaaagcatccaggaaagaccatttgatttcccttccagtgtttggttggtgaaggaaaggaaagtaaaaatatagctatgtttcaataatacccttgaattttaataaaaatacaaacTATGTTTCAATGGGTATAATACCCTtgtattttaataaaaatacaaacTATGTTTCAATGGGTATATTTGGCAATTGTATATTTGAGCAGGGTTATTATTGTCcatgtcacaccccaaacccgagaccaatattatattgaaatatggtacccgaattcgtgatgtgggttgtttcaaacaaaacttcctcaaagaataaattaaagtaagagaatttgtaaataagtctgaatagtacttttattaggaattgaaattattatttttacaatactgaagttgaacaaaaatatattacattatttctcttgaattagtagtagaaaataaaacattcatttatttagagaatcaccccactttccccaagcgtctactcgttacctgaaaacaagaaggtgtagcatcatgagcaacacaagcccagtaagtacacaacttacattcttatattaatgtgtcttataagaaatcaaacttggacaaccaagttaaaatgtaccaagaaccatttataagttcatacgaattcttaaatatgtatatatatacacacaatacacgcacacatatatacaaatatattcattcgtgtgaatggtttcactactacagaaattgaaacagacgacgggcaaaaactgtcgtctgatatggagGCTGACCGTCGTATATCGAGGCGCCGTCTGATGAAGGTCGATTGTAGGGAACCGTCGTCTGAAGGGATCGGCAGCATGGGGGCAGCATGTCGACAGCATGCCGGCAGCCTGTCGACTGCATTAGCTGTTGTGACTGTTCTTCAGACAACGGGTGACtttaaaaactgttgtgtgagtGCGATTCAGATGTCGCTTTATTTTATGGCCGTTGTGTGAGTtttattcagacgacagtttttattttGTAGCTGTCGTGACTTTTGTATACATTCGACAGTTCTTTTGACAAAAAATGTGGTGTGAAGGCTAACAATTAAACGTATTTGTGCTTTGATACGACATATTGAGCTTTTACCATTGTGCTATAGCGTGTTGGACAATACTTTTCATTTATTCTTGTTGTCTAATTGTTACAAAAGTTCTAAACAATCAAATTAACTCAAATCCCACCATATATAAAATGTATTCAGTAAATTGATATAAAAAAGGGAGTATTTTCCTCTCTGATCCTAACATGCCTAAACAATCCCCGCAACAATTAACTTTATCTTCATATTCTGAAACCACATCTTCCTTCTCATTTTTGTTCCTTGTTGCTTGAAATCTTTAGGCCTACGGCACAGCATTAAAGCACCAGTCAACATTAGAAAACACATGAAATGTGGCACAAGGGTAATTATTTTTAAGAGAAGGCTTTAATGGGGGAGGAAGGGGTCTAGCATTCAGAGTACTAATGGGGCTTATTGAACTAACCTGCGTTATCAATCTTATCCACCAACAACTCAATCTTCTCACCACGGTCAAGAACCTGCATAATAGATGAATCTCCATGACTTAAATACCTGATGAATCATTGCTATATACGGAAAACTAAgccacagaaaaaaaaaaaaaaaaaaacaataaagagATGTAAGCCACAGTAGTATAAAGAAAATTAGTCAAAGATAACACACAGAGCTCAAAAATCATTTTGGAAAGCCTAGTAATAATCAGACAGAAGTACGCAAATCAGGTTGTAACTGAATCAGTCATCAACTTCCAAATTACTCATACAACGTACTATTCCAAAACATAGTCCACATTTGATCTATTTGAGCAAATTAACTACCATACCATACATTCAAGTAAAAATCCCTCAACAATATCAAAACTAACCACCATTTATGCCAATTATCTTAACCCAGAAAGAACCAACTAAGCAATCACATCACACCCACTGAACCTAATTAAGAAGGAAATCCACCCAGAAATTCCAAAACCCAAGATCTTACGAGCTTAACAAATTGCAAGACACAAATGAGGTCCAGCTACCCCAGATCTGAAAATCACTTACCAAATGTAGAACCTTCCAAATCCCTAAACCAACTTTCCCTGCAAAACACAAATCTCAAAAAACAATCAGACCCAGTAAAACACACAACATCCAATCATCCTCTCTTCTACTCCCTACAAACACCACTTGTACTAATCAGCTCCGAACATCATAACCCCAAAATATAAACCGAAAATATTCGAATGGAATAAAAAACATCATAACCCACGATTTTTTTTCACCAAACTTCCACCATTCTGGTTCATACCACCTGTAAAACACCAGCAAGCAGTTATATGAGACATAAAAAGATCATGAAATTCATTATGATTGTAAACACTTGTTTATGAAGTTCTAGACTACTCACAGCTCAGAGAAAACTTCGCCCGACTGGATGCACCCAATATAAACGCAAGGCTTGTCTAAATGAGTTGCAAGTGCAGCTCCTAGAACAGATgtgcaaaacaaaaaagaagtgaAATAAGATAAATCATAAAGAGCCATCTGCAGTGTAAATATATGCCAATGAGAAAGATCTCTAGCATTAATCATTGGTAAAAGCAAATTTTCATTAAGAACTATTAGACACAATCTTTTCTATTGACAAAGAATATGGTGTTTTCCAATCTACATTTACAGAAATCATACCTCAAGAACATGATAAACACATTAAATAATAGAATATTAGCTAAAACAAAGGGAGGGGGTAGCAATTGTGAGGAAGCAGAGCTGGTACATAAACAAATCCTATTGAAAAATGAGTCCATGTAATACTGACCAATATTTAAATAAACATCATCATTGACTTTGGCATAAAACTTATCAGCAACATGAGCAAAGAACAGTGTAGCCTTCTTCGAGAACTCTTCAGGTGCCTCCAGATGGGTATCCTGCCAACAATGGGGTGAAATTAATCAGAATATTGACAATAGTATACCATATATTTGCGCACACCTACAAATTACCGAAAGTAAGTTTTACTTTTCAGCCTATTTCCATGATATAGCAATATGTTCACATCTAACATTGAGGCAACGATGTTAATTGTGTAAAGGACCAAGCACATGGAACAATGGGAACATGCCTTCTCTAGGTCAAAGTAGTCAACTAGTCATAACATCTCAAGTCTAGAACTAATACAGCAAGACCAATAAAGGAAAGAGTTATCGTGCACAACAAGATCTGGATTTGAGACCACTATTTCCTTATACAATCAGCTAGATGAGAATAGAACAAAATCGAGATTTCTTAATAGGAAGTAAATACAGAGACTATAAATTCAAACCTTCACTATTACCAGCAACATTGCTAAGCAGCTGTAGGACTCCAGACCCGAGGGCAGTTTCACTCTCGAAAATCAAGTAGCTTCCACATGTATGTTTCCAGCTCAATGAAACTCCAGACATTCTTCCTAGAGTTAATTTGCTCATACTGCTTGCAGCTCAAAACCTAAACTAAAGTAGTAGGAGACCTGATACACATAAGAATTTGATAAACAATTTGGCTCAACATCAATGATTCCATCACAAAAGAGACATTGAAACATTGAAACTACTGGCTTACGATTAGTTTTTCGTAACCACtgaagaaacaaaagaacaTAACATAACCACACAGCGAAACCTCAATATTTCCACCGCACCTCTCTTGGTTATGTTCTTCTCGAACCCCTCCACCTTCCTATCAGCAAGTTGCCTAGAAGTCGTCTGTGCATTTGTTCAAAACCCCCAATATTTCTATTAACTCAAATGTCCCTACCTCTAAATCTCCAAATCTACACAGATCTGAAATTGCACAAAAccgaaaaaaaattgaaaaattgaacTGATCTGAAATTTCGTTTCGAAACGTAGATTTCAGAGAAAAATTAATGACAAAACAGATAGAGGAAAGAGAAATCAAATGGGTGTTAAGGATTTCATACCTCGGCTCTGAAATCAAATGGGAAGAGCAAGCTCTCTTCATCCACAATGAGAGAGATACTAAGTTTGCTTTCTCAAAATTTCTAGGGTTTTACTAGACTTGAGGGGTCTTGAGTCAGCTCCGAGTTCTGAGTCTTCGCTCCAATAAGCTCACCGGTTCGCCAACAGTGCTTCGGAATCTCTACCTCCAAGGGAATGAGTTATCTGGTGAGTTTCCGCCCGGGTTGACTCGGTTTGAGAGGCTGAATCGGCTTGATCTCAGTTCTAACAACTTCACTGGCTCAATCCCGTTCGCGGTCAATAATCTCACGCAGAGAGATGAGATTGGTTGGAGAGAAGAATGAGGGTGTGGGACAGTGAGGGTTTCGGTTTTGGTTAAGTGGTTTCAGCCGGGTTTGTGAGGCCCTATCAATTTGGACAAGGAGTCACACAACAGATTTGTGTAAGAATGTGGTATGAATGCAGCCATTTAAATTTAGGGTTTGTCTCCTATTAAATTGACTTCCCTCTTTTGGGAGTTGGAGAAAAATGGTGGTGGGAAATCTCCCTCCTTTCTGTCAATCATATTAATCAAACCACAGTTTTATTGTTTCTCGTCGTATGATTAATACATGTTGGGGGAAAATTTGGGGTTTGCGATGGGGTTTGGCACCACAGACATGGTGGGAAACTTGCCGCTCAATTTTTTTAGGGTCACACAACAGTTCTATCCTTAAACGTCTTCTGAACTAACTCATAATTCCACATCAGACGACGGATTTTATAAAAACgacgtccaaaaaaaaaaaaatcaatcagacgacagaaaactaTGATACGTCATCTGAGAGGCgtcgtctgattcaatttttgtagtagtgtttatgagactggtaataaatcacttaatcacatctccttattgaaccaacaaatattgcagcattaatatgtgaaataaactttaagcaatacatgcttgattctcttttcacttagcaccataacatattgataatatatatcgcagacagatatttgatcaaaataatataagtacacttctcttcttagtgaattttaggattaactggtaacaaatcataaatccacgtgttatggtccataataccaaaacacgggaaagccaggttgactggtaataattcataaatccacgtgctagggtccataataccaaagcacgggtaagccgcagcatactgagGACAcctccaaagtatgtatacccaaggtaGACACCTCtttcctatgagtataatagtgcactatctgtagggactagggcccaggctaactcctcataacaccaaaacacatttaccagtaattcacttaagtacGGGGTAATACTAATCactcggcttcacaattgtacttttcaaacataatcaaatcctcaaaatacaatctttatgaattatagatcgtaatatatatgtatatgtacacccacataaagagacatatacttaggaataatctcatatgaaaacatatgtaacataattgtataacataaaataagtaaattcacttgcaaacataataaaataaataagcttatacataattgaaatcaagtaaaatatgaaataataaagcacaaacattaaatgagtaacaatacaaaattaaattatagttaatatttcagttcttatgtccaaattcattgaagttcatcaaccgtgttcatgtttctccgattagagtcatcaaacttcaagatgtgttatattgtccatcacaagtccgaattagtcaaatgagtacaccatttcaaagggtttttcacaaggaattcaatggaataagtcatgtagtccagatcagagggatatagtccagaaatggtgaagatccataacagtgcagaaaccgatatttttgttactgccctttgatgtttaagtctttacgtacggtgtattttaccattaattctcaaactctccagatcacaagtagagttcctaagcttcaaattgatataaagtttgtagaaaacggataagaaatgagggagatatgaatttttgaagttgtgatggctgtatgagatttccagcgagtttaaaagttgaaaactttgattagccataacttcttcatttcttaacctttttgagtgattcaaaagcctaaattgaagaacttttgatgaggaatttaatactgtaattatttttgacaaaacataatttgttatatacgaaaatacgggtttgcagcaaagcagatccttttccattttatcattgattatgcaatttgataaatcttaaagacaaaagaatataggaatgtaatcatgtacttacttaaggaaatcagaaggtcttgtgatcaaactttggacttctttcacaaaaaggaaacttcttaagagaaataggatgaaggatttgtgtgaagAACTTCTAGTtgagttttctcttcaactaagggagttttagatcaattttgcatttgatcttcaagcttgtaggaagtatgatcagatcatatgcttaaataggctagaattaagcataaaataagtaagtgactAATTATTATAAGGTGAGTGACTAGTTACTAtttaggttaaatgattaaaatgataagataaaattaaaaaaaaaaaaagaaagaaagaaagcataaatccacttgctaaatatatatatatatatatatacacacacacacacacacacacatatgcacaattacccaattaataagtaaagaactttagtgctttcttaaggtaaaaaaaatagcaataattagttctaaaataacatgcatcacaaaaataacatagataATAGTCTTGGGTTTGAAaacaaatatcgagtgtacacaagtAATACGAACTAACGTATTTTAGAAAGTTTACTAGAACTCTAAAAATTTACCtatataacttgtaagtatagcatgtggtatcatcggTTTCAAAAACAAgtgcttagaagatacttggattacttctaagtttaaggtatcttagagtgctctacagtgatactaagtttcgggttattacagtcCAAAATTGCAGTCATAAATGCTGGGAAAGAAGAGGGGAAAATCAATCCCATGGGTCTTGAGTGGAATGACCTTCCCCCCAATTTTCCCCTCTGTCAGGAAAGTGCTTCCAGAttttgtggttaccaaacaaaggaaaggaaagactttcctttcctgatgccTCAAATCCATGAACCAAACATGGCCAAAGATCAAGGTATAACAAGGCCAAAGCCACTACACCCACCAGAAAGGTGGAGTTTTATAacttttattattaaaaaacaaactaaacaaaaataacCCAAAAGACCCTAACCTAACAATGGCCCTGCCAAAAGATGGCCTGACCCCAGTGACCTAATGAAGATCCAAGGCAACCCGTGTTGCCGTTGCAACCAAGATACCAACCACCAGCCAATATCACCCCAAAGCCTGAGAAGACCTCCAAAATGTTGTCGCCTATGAAGCCTGGTACCCATTGGCCAGTGCCGCGCCCCAGCCAAAGTCATCAAAGTAGCCACCAAAAACTCAGAACAAGAAGGAATCCAGGTCGCCTGACAGATTGACCGACCCTCCACCCTAGAAACTTTGTGATCGAAGCACCCGATCGCCCTGCTTGCTAAGATCTTGTTGCCTCtgaaaatcacctcggccagaaagccgagagatcaaggaacaaatgtcctttttggtgagtagattgcggggcgtgccagcacacggccagaaggccaagtgtgcaattgtagttgtagtagatgtagttctgacttatcaagcaattgttggccgaggaaggaactaattctcggccgatagttcgctgcttttggatcaaggacttgatggctgaaggtcgggtgaattgggtgtggttgtgagagtgtgagtgaatATGAATTGTCTGGTCACAGGGCTTAAGTCAATTGAATCCAAGTAATAACAAGTAACAGTAAGAGTAAACTCGTAACGAATGAAATCTTCAAGATTAATAGCTACTATGCGACTACGAACAATAAATAACATGATCAAACAAGTAAACCATAAAGACAATAAGGAAATAGAAAGTAGATTAAAGACAAGACTAGTAAACTGAAATATAGAATGGCTAAACAAATAAACGAAGCAAACCGAAAATTATCAACTATTGTTTGAAAGAGAACAATGAAAATaattcaaaatcgatactaGGCTACAAGAAAGGTAAAGTAACTGAAATTGTAACTAGCAGAGCAAATAAACTAGGGAAACAGACGGaacttgtttggctccaattttgttgcagctggtcaacagtctcttttcttgcgcgggcgtgccagcaccgttgggtgcggtcgtcgggggtgtcccttgacctgacttctgttgagcgattgtagacgaggagagcaccaacctcgtcgtgggattctttgtgcctcgtggcgaggacttttgctgagcttcttgaaaatcacaatcgatactcgatgttgtagatcgagcagagcgagaaccactgggaagtgaggagaacttgctaaagcgtgactttagcttggctgggttgctagggtgttacccttgcttggctggttctgtaaccgttgtggttgcggcactaccgtcggctcccgaggagactaggaccgaagtacgttggcagagggtttggtggcactgaaagtcggcttctgagaagattaggactaggagtgtgatcaccggtaagagaaagagaaggagaggagttgctcttagagaggttgctctagagagaactgagatcatcttagagatgttttgatgttgtgaatgtgtatctagaatgagaggagaaggtgtttatatagagaagaaaaagaagagtgaaatgatgagtggaagaaaaataatgaaagtggagtatgaaagtgatttgtaaaatatggaaaagatagagaaataatgaaatgaaagcaaagcatgaaggtgcagaaacatggaagtgatgatgatctattaaagagattgtagtagaaaaatatatccaaggaaaaaaaagaaaagcatctagctttcttcatgtgggtaggaaacatgaacatgtgaatattaagctggttttaggtcagtttctgcccctttattccttcaattatttctccaacaagactgcagaatgagccttcgacttcttcataaaaaatgttccattatgagtgtagatcatcctgacaaagtttcagagctttattctaTGCGGTtaggccggaaatgctgctggacctcttacaggttcagttttccagttttgcttctgtagaaaattggactgattgctTCCACTCAAAACAAGCTCTGTCACTATTCATaggaaattatccttgggatgtctagtattaatctggaaagttttagctcatttagatttcatttggttagtctgccgcccctccttccttgtttagctcggtttctcctagccgaagtaggaaaatgtgctaaagttaacttttcatgcttccatgcttccatagtaggctttatttagcctctaaatatatatttcgagcttgtcgacaatatatagcttgagccactgacattggctcaatttctccaacacttgccttgtcaggccaaaatgttcattttgggtccaaacagaacttctacctaagcaaaaggtaataCGAAAATAAGAAAATCTTGATGGCTTGAGTTGTGTGTGTAATGTCTTCTGtcgatgcttctatttatattggctgctttgtgacttgaactgatctcttggctctttgaagttgagtggaatTCGGCCTCCTTCTGGCTCAGTGACTCTATCTTGCTTTGGCTTCAATACTTATCGTCGGCTGACTTGACGCTGGACTCTATCTGGATCGGCTCTGATGGTCGTCATCAACGGCTGCAATTAATCTTGAAGAAGACTATCTTGGATTGAACTCTCTTCATTGGCAACGAACTTCAATTTGGTTGGACTACTAACTACATCAGCTATTATCTTTCTAAGTTGAGTTCGAGTTGGAAACTGACTAGAGGGACTTGAATAATCGGCCGATGGGGTTTTAGACAATaagtttctttttaaattgaCGACTACGGGCCGGCCGATAACCAATGGCCTAACTTTCGAAACTTCCCATTGGCCTTAGTTTTTATGTGACTTGTCTTGGACCAAAATGAATCGTCCAATTAGAAATCAATCTAACTATGCACATTAGCTATGTCTGAGTGGacatgcaaatgtgggtacaaacaTTGCCCCCCTAAGTTTCTTAAGCATCAGCGAATATCTCCgagtggttgagaaatttgagtCAACTCGGCCCCCTAATCGACTTCCAAA encodes the following:
- the LOC133707151 gene encoding hydroxyproline O-galactosyltransferase HPGT1-like codes for the protein MLLVIVKDTHLEAPEEFSKKATLFFAHVADKFYAKVNDDVYLNIGAALATHLDKPCVYIGCIQSGEVFSELWYEPEWWKFGEKKSESWFRDLEGSTFGS